Proteins encoded within one genomic window of Cytophagales bacterium:
- a CDS encoding ABC transporter permease: MNESIQPSKWAVRCLRWFCREEFLEDLEGDLMERFDRNAAQSSRFKSNFSLWKDVMALLRPSLIKPFRKKTSNHMFNSHVTMALRSARKEKVFSILNVLGLAMGFSACLYIGMYVLDEARYDTFHEHAPNIYRINQTFIWGDTDNLFGSTGPGVMPAIQAEVPEFDVMTRVHPIDDQLVHTQVAGSKMLEETKLYAVDSTFFKVFTFPLLQGNPNTAMVNPNSIILTESIAKKYFGDQSAYGQQILLGEIGNQVSYQVTGIAKDVPRNSHIQFNALTSMSTIQRLKHGGDTWWWTTFVTFGRLRPDADPELVAQKVAQVPGKYLGSFLPKYQGITYEEFLASGEEWDMYIQPMLDIRLFSHHVFSRLNQTTDIKTIYILGTIAVLILLLSIINFVNLTTARAAKRGKEVGIRKTLGSNKKLLVQQFLVEAMCFSALAIVLSFVLIGLLLPFMDFITGKPLPGDLLFDPIILGAGIASILMVGVVAGLYPAFVLSAFRPLEVMKGQLKHGKSGILTRNALVILQFTISIGLISGAMIIRQHVQHWMEMDLGFDRSNKLVIEDVNRLKQSMGSFEEKIRAMSEVEAVSFSSDTPPYLWDIDEGLKLAESEKEIQFSFMDIDEHFIDMYGMELVAGRNFTGSTADKNHILVDESVLASFDIQSPEEAIGRTLLYDNLKTQIIGVFKPLITEVNWEQSPIVLYYKGGGNIHLPRRMLSVTFKREPSGEEMTKMLQKIEKEWSAFSPNRPLRYTFSDQEYEQIFAPTIRLGKVINLYAALAILIAGLGLTGLLAYMIERRNKELGVRKVLGAPIAHLLTILTVDFTRLMGIGFVLASAASWWVMNRWSEEFMYRAPISFWTFIWAGLLMLGISLFIMSFQSVKAALSNPIRYLREE; encoded by the coding sequence ATGAATGAATCAATACAACCTTCTAAATGGGCAGTTCGCTGCTTAAGGTGGTTTTGCCGTGAAGAATTTCTGGAAGACCTTGAAGGGGACCTGATGGAGCGCTTTGACCGCAATGCTGCTCAAAGCAGCCGGTTCAAAAGCAACTTTTCTCTATGGAAGGATGTGATGGCGCTGTTACGCCCTTCCCTGATCAAACCATTTCGAAAGAAAACATCTAATCATATGTTTAATTCTCACGTGACCATGGCACTGCGCAGTGCCCGAAAGGAGAAAGTTTTTTCAATCCTGAATGTACTGGGACTGGCCATGGGCTTCTCTGCTTGCCTCTACATTGGCATGTACGTGCTTGATGAAGCGCGATACGATACTTTTCACGAGCACGCACCCAATATTTATCGCATCAACCAGACATTTATCTGGGGTGATACCGACAACTTATTCGGTTCGACGGGACCGGGAGTCATGCCAGCCATTCAGGCGGAAGTTCCCGAATTTGATGTTATGACAAGGGTGCATCCCATCGACGATCAGTTGGTCCATACCCAGGTCGCGGGAAGTAAGATGCTGGAGGAGACAAAGCTCTATGCAGTGGATTCTACCTTCTTCAAGGTATTTACTTTCCCTTTGTTGCAGGGAAACCCGAATACAGCAATGGTCAATCCCAACAGCATCATACTGACCGAATCAATCGCTAAGAAATATTTTGGAGATCAAAGTGCGTACGGTCAGCAGATCTTGTTGGGAGAGATCGGTAATCAGGTTTCTTATCAGGTGACAGGGATCGCGAAAGATGTTCCTCGCAATTCGCACATCCAATTCAACGCCTTGACTTCCATGTCAACTATCCAACGGCTGAAACATGGTGGTGATACCTGGTGGTGGACTACTTTCGTGACATTTGGCAGATTGAGACCGGATGCAGATCCGGAGCTTGTTGCACAGAAAGTTGCGCAAGTTCCTGGAAAATACCTGGGGTCGTTTTTGCCGAAATATCAAGGCATCACCTATGAAGAATTCCTGGCATCAGGTGAGGAATGGGATATGTACATTCAACCCATGCTGGATATCCGTTTGTTCTCACATCATGTTTTTTCGAGACTCAATCAAACCACAGACATCAAGACGATCTACATCCTTGGCACGATCGCAGTTTTGATCCTGCTATTATCCATCATCAATTTCGTGAACCTCACCACTGCCAGGGCAGCTAAAAGAGGGAAGGAAGTAGGCATCAGAAAGACTTTGGGCTCCAATAAAAAATTATTGGTACAACAATTTCTGGTGGAGGCGATGTGTTTTAGCGCGTTGGCCATCGTGCTGAGTTTTGTCCTGATTGGTTTGTTGTTGCCCTTCATGGACTTCATCACGGGTAAGCCGCTTCCTGGTGATTTACTATTTGATCCGATCATATTAGGAGCAGGAATTGCTTCAATATTGATGGTTGGTGTCGTGGCAGGCCTTTACCCAGCATTTGTTTTGTCCGCTTTCAGGCCTTTGGAAGTGATGAAAGGTCAGCTGAAGCATGGTAAATCGGGAATCTTAACAAGAAATGCCCTGGTGATTTTACAATTCACGATCTCCATTGGTTTGATCTCTGGAGCGATGATCATTCGGCAGCATGTGCAGCACTGGATGGAAATGGACCTGGGCTTTGATCGCAGCAACAAGCTGGTCATCGAAGATGTGAACCGGCTTAAGCAATCCATGGGTTCTTTTGAAGAAAAAATAAGAGCCATGTCTGAAGTAGAAGCGGTGAGTTTTTCGTCAGATACGCCGCCTTATCTCTGGGATATTGACGAAGGATTAAAACTCGCTGAGTCGGAAAAAGAGATTCAATTTTCATTCATGGACATTGATGAGCATTTCATCGACATGTATGGCATGGAGTTGGTCGCAGGTAGAAACTTTACAGGGTCTACGGCGGATAAGAACCACATATTGGTAGATGAGTCGGTACTTGCAAGTTTTGATATTCAAAGTCCGGAGGAAGCGATTGGTCGTACATTGCTTTATGACAACCTGAAGACGCAGATCATTGGCGTTTTCAAACCTCTTATCACAGAAGTGAACTGGGAGCAGTCGCCTATTGTGTTGTACTACAAAGGTGGGGGGAATATCCATTTGCCGAGAAGGATGCTTTCAGTGACTTTCAAAAGAGAACCTTCAGGTGAGGAAATGACCAAAATGCTACAGAAAATTGAAAAAGAATGGTCGGCTTTCTCTCCTAACAGGCCATTGAGATATACGTTTTCCGATCAGGAATATGAGCAAATTTTTGCACCTACTATACGCCTGGGTAAAGTGATCAATCTCTATGCTGCGCTGGCGATCTTAATTGCCGGACTCGGCTTGACGGGTTTGTTGGCATACATGATTGAACGCCGCAACAAAGAACTCGGGGTTAGAAAGGTCCTGGGTGCTCCGATTGCGCATTTACTGACCATTCTGACCGTTGACTTCACGAGGTTGATGGGCATTGGTTTTGTATTGGCTTCTGCAGCCTCCTGGTGGGTCATGAACCGGTGGTCTGAGGAATTTATGTATCGAGCACCAATCAGCTTCTGGACGTTTATTTGGGCAGGCTTGTTAATGCTTGGCATTTCACTGTTCATCATGAGCTTTCAGTCTGTAAAGGCGGCACTTTCGAATCCGATCCGCTATTTGAGAGAAGAGTAG
- a CDS encoding ABC transporter permease, which yields MSGEKRSPPAFMVWLLQRLCKKELIEFVLGDLEEQFEEQLALKGNKKASWRYIWQAVKFLRPGILKSIKDQKLNPYTMFLHDVKTSFRLIRREKLYAAINIIGLSSAFAIALLIFWYVGFEQSYESYNPNADRVVRLTTDYFDGETVSDQDCETYHPLGQMIADELPQVEAFAHAFEIDELLMRSEQSGKTFRVVGGAFFVEPEFFQMFHYPLLKGNPEAIFEQPNEMILTESYAKRYFGTTEILGKTVDMLAFKAKVVGIIPDSPPNTHLKVNILVSYETAENAYLASRESPWNMNDTYTYFQLKDASMVADFQKALVPFSVRMMEVENFDEEQVIAQAIKDIHLYSDKSFEVEKNGDATTVLFLMGVAFLVILIAMVNYVNLSTSKSMDRAKEVGIRKVIGSSIGQLRMRFFTESLVINFLSILATVFLVGLFVDPFKFLAGLPMELDIFQEQDFWLTLVALFLVSVVLSGSFPAFIIARFKPVTILRGKYSHSQSGTILRKGLVIFQFAIALFLLVQTITANEQLQFLRNLDKGANFEEVMVIRTPLGEEMSKFETFQEKVEQYPFVKTSALSNCVPGLPTSQMGSTTGLNILGEEERNFNFYVVFIDTAYLQTLEMELLAGRNFINSDTFSTVMVNEEAIRLWGFTNPAEVIDKKIDMWGAPRRVIGVIRNFHQTNIKDNYIPMIFPPNQGKWGNYMSIKLSTEDLPQQIAAIEGQFQELFPNSPFDFFFLDQEFGKEYEADERFRRVFGSLSIFSLIITCLGLFGLASFTVAKRTKEIGIRKVLGASVAQVVSLISKEFIVLIVIGMGIAMPLTVYLVQSWLGRYAFRIELNPLLFIVPALMIVVVALITVWARTYRVSVANPVESLRDE from the coding sequence ATGTCAGGTGAAAAAAGATCACCTCCTGCATTCATGGTTTGGCTCTTACAACGCTTGTGTAAGAAAGAGCTGATAGAGTTTGTATTAGGTGATCTGGAAGAGCAATTCGAGGAACAATTAGCGCTAAAAGGCAATAAGAAGGCTAGTTGGCGATACATCTGGCAAGCAGTGAAATTCCTGCGTCCCGGAATCCTGAAATCAATTAAAGATCAAAAACTCAATCCATATACTATGTTTCTTCATGATGTTAAAACTTCTTTTCGGCTGATCCGACGTGAAAAGCTATATGCCGCGATTAATATCATTGGCCTGTCGTCTGCCTTTGCCATCGCGCTTTTGATTTTTTGGTACGTTGGTTTTGAGCAAAGCTATGAAAGCTATAATCCCAATGCTGACAGGGTTGTTCGTCTCACCACGGACTACTTCGACGGTGAAACAGTAAGCGACCAGGATTGTGAAACCTATCATCCCCTGGGACAGATGATTGCCGATGAATTGCCGCAAGTCGAAGCTTTTGCGCATGCCTTTGAAATTGATGAGTTATTGATGCGGTCTGAGCAAAGCGGGAAGACTTTTAGGGTTGTTGGGGGAGCGTTTTTTGTGGAACCTGAATTTTTCCAGATGTTCCATTACCCACTTTTAAAAGGGAATCCGGAGGCCATATTCGAGCAGCCCAATGAGATGATTTTGACCGAATCTTACGCAAAAAGATACTTTGGTACGACAGAAATACTGGGTAAGACTGTGGACATGCTCGCTTTCAAAGCAAAGGTTGTGGGAATCATTCCTGATAGCCCACCCAATACGCATCTCAAGGTCAATATTTTGGTTTCATATGAGACCGCTGAAAATGCTTATCTGGCCAGTCGGGAGAGTCCATGGAACATGAACGATACTTATACCTACTTTCAACTTAAGGATGCCAGTATGGTTGCCGATTTTCAAAAAGCCCTGGTGCCTTTTTCAGTTCGTATGATGGAGGTAGAAAACTTTGACGAAGAACAGGTGATCGCACAAGCCATCAAGGACATTCATTTGTATTCGGACAAGTCTTTTGAAGTAGAAAAGAATGGCGATGCGACCACCGTGCTTTTTCTGATGGGAGTTGCCTTTTTAGTGATTTTGATCGCTATGGTTAATTACGTCAATCTGTCTACGTCCAAATCGATGGACAGGGCCAAGGAAGTAGGGATAAGGAAAGTGATCGGTTCTTCTATCGGACAATTGCGAATGAGATTCTTTACCGAATCACTGGTCATCAACTTTCTTTCAATTTTAGCGACCGTGTTTCTGGTGGGTCTATTTGTGGATCCATTTAAATTTCTGGCCGGGCTACCAATGGAGCTTGATATATTTCAGGAACAAGACTTCTGGCTAACGCTCGTGGCACTTTTTCTGGTCAGTGTGGTGTTGTCTGGTTCATTTCCGGCGTTCATTATCGCTAGATTCAAACCGGTTACCATCTTGCGTGGGAAGTACAGTCACAGTCAGTCGGGGACGATCCTTAGAAAAGGGCTGGTAATTTTTCAATTTGCCATTGCGCTATTCTTATTGGTTCAGACGATCACCGCCAATGAACAATTGCAATTTCTGAGGAACCTGGATAAGGGGGCCAACTTTGAAGAAGTAATGGTCATCAGAACACCATTAGGAGAGGAGATGTCCAAATTTGAGACTTTTCAGGAAAAAGTGGAGCAATACCCGTTTGTCAAAACGTCCGCGCTTTCTAACTGTGTGCCAGGACTCCCGACTTCTCAGATGGGGAGTACAACCGGGCTCAATATCCTGGGTGAGGAAGAGAGGAATTTCAACTTCTATGTCGTCTTCATCGATACGGCTTATCTGCAAACACTGGAAATGGAGTTACTGGCAGGTAGGAATTTCATCAATTCTGATACCTTCAGTACTGTCATGGTGAACGAGGAGGCGATTCGGCTATGGGGATTTACTAATCCTGCTGAGGTGATCGACAAAAAGATTGACATGTGGGGGGCACCACGTAGGGTCATTGGAGTGATCAGGAATTTTCACCAGACGAACATCAAGGATAATTACATCCCAATGATCTTTCCGCCAAATCAGGGCAAATGGGGTAATTACATGAGTATCAAGCTCAGTACGGAGGATTTGCCTCAACAGATTGCAGCCATTGAAGGCCAGTTTCAGGAGTTGTTTCCGAACAGTCCCTTCGATTTCTTTTTCCTGGATCAGGAGTTTGGAAAAGAATATGAAGCAGACGAGCGTTTCAGAAGGGTATTTGGAAGCCTGAGCATCTTCTCCTTGATCATCACATGTCTGGGCTTGTTTGGGTTGGCGTCATTTACCGTGGCCAAGCGGACCAAGGAAATAGGGATCCGAAAAGTATTGGGTGCTTCAGTGGCACAGGTGGTGAGTCTGATTTCTAAGGAATTCATTGTCTTGATTGTGATCGGTATGGGCATAGCCATGCCTCTGACGGTGTATTTGGTACAAAGCTGGTTAGGCAGGTATGCCTTTAGGATTGAGCTGAATCCACTGTTGTTTATTGTACCCGCTTTGATGATTGTAGTGGTAGCCTTAATCACCGTTTGGGCACGAACCTATCGCGTATCTGTCGCCAACCCCGTGGAGTCATTGCGGGATGAGTGA
- a CDS encoding MBL fold metallo-hydrolase produces MRILKILLKIMLVFVVIVVFFVAGVAIFMYTSPQFGGKPSAERLKEIKASPNFKDGVFQNQIETIMDMSLSKMPDLLREQFFGKQVRSPEKSHPVKWDEGNANQVDSLVYVTWFGHSAFLIEMEGKRILLDPMLGGASAPVSFLTKRFKYDLPIDLDDIKDIDAVIISHDHYDHLDYPTIDKIKGEVKHFYTALAVGEHLKRWGVPAENVTEMDWGQSIKLGDLEIVCTPSRHFSGRGFSDRNKTQWASWALLGKNRKVYFSGDSGYGPHFKTIGEQYGPFDFAFIECGQYNERWSAIHMFPEESVQANIDVNSKVMMPIHWGAFNLSLHDWRDPIQRARKAADEKGVKVVNPYIGERFEISQEDISEPWWE; encoded by the coding sequence ATGCGTATCCTAAAAATCCTTCTTAAAATCATGCTCGTCTTTGTGGTCATTGTCGTGTTCTTTGTGGCTGGAGTGGCCATTTTCATGTATACCTCCCCACAATTTGGTGGTAAACCTAGCGCAGAACGTCTGAAAGAGATAAAAGCCTCTCCAAACTTCAAAGACGGAGTTTTTCAAAATCAGATCGAGACGATCATGGACATGAGTCTGAGCAAAATGCCCGATCTATTGAGGGAGCAATTTTTTGGTAAGCAGGTCCGATCCCCAGAAAAATCACATCCTGTAAAATGGGATGAAGGCAATGCAAATCAGGTAGATTCTTTGGTGTACGTTACCTGGTTTGGGCACTCAGCTTTTCTGATCGAAATGGAAGGGAAACGCATTTTACTGGACCCTATGCTTGGAGGCGCCAGCGCACCGGTTTCTTTTTTGACCAAACGATTTAAGTATGATCTACCTATTGATCTGGATGACATTAAGGACATAGATGCGGTGATCATTTCGCACGACCATTACGATCACCTGGACTACCCTACCATCGATAAGATCAAAGGAGAAGTAAAGCACTTCTACACTGCTTTGGCGGTTGGCGAACATCTCAAACGTTGGGGTGTTCCTGCGGAAAATGTCACCGAAATGGACTGGGGACAATCCATCAAATTAGGCGACCTGGAAATAGTTTGTACTCCTTCGCGCCACTTTTCAGGACGTGGATTCTCTGATCGCAATAAAACCCAATGGGCTTCCTGGGCACTACTCGGTAAAAACAGAAAAGTCTATTTCAGTGGAGACAGTGGCTATGGCCCACACTTCAAGACCATTGGCGAGCAATACGGCCCGTTTGATTTCGCCTTCATCGAATGTGGGCAGTATAACGAACGCTGGTCCGCAATACACATGTTCCCGGAGGAGTCCGTTCAAGCCAACATCGATGTAAACAGCAAGGTGATGATGCCTATCCATTGGGGTGCTTTTAACCTGTCCCTACATGACTGGCGGGACCCAATACAACGCGCTCGCAAAGCAGCGGATGAAAAAGGAGTCAAAGTGGTCAACCCGTACATTGGCGAGCGATTTGAGATAAGTCAGGAGGACATCAGTGAGCCCTGGTGGGAATAA
- a CDS encoding 2OG-Fe(II) oxygenase, with the protein MNGQYTFGLPIKTRYAEYVVVESVFSNDELAAIRNLWNPENVYDSLLNSTEGNQQDQNLRQSSLNLLLPDEKMGWIFERIARAAIEQNTHWFNFELHGLNEGLQLAKYDQTDQFNWHMDYGGALASTRKLSVSVQLSESEEYEGGDLQFMINDKHYNMPRAAGTVIVFPSYMVHRVTPITSGTRMSLVGWVHGTPFR; encoded by the coding sequence ATGAACGGCCAATATACTTTCGGATTACCGATAAAAACTCGATATGCTGAATATGTCGTGGTAGAAAGTGTCTTTTCGAATGATGAACTCGCTGCTATTCGAAACCTGTGGAATCCTGAAAATGTATATGATTCTTTGCTCAACAGCACGGAAGGCAATCAACAGGACCAGAACCTGCGTCAATCTTCTTTGAATTTGCTGCTACCCGATGAAAAGATGGGTTGGATCTTTGAGCGGATCGCTCGAGCCGCCATTGAACAAAATACACATTGGTTCAACTTTGAATTACATGGCTTAAATGAGGGGCTACAGCTGGCCAAATACGATCAAACGGATCAGTTCAACTGGCACATGGATTATGGTGGTGCCCTTGCTTCTACCAGAAAATTAAGTGTCTCTGTTCAGTTGAGTGAATCGGAAGAATATGAAGGTGGTGATTTGCAGTTCATGATCAATGACAAACACTATAATATGCCGCGTGCTGCCGGTACGGTGATCGTTTTTCCCTCCTACATGGTGCATCGAGTGACACCAATCACTTCTGGAACCAGGATGTCCCTGGTTGGATGGGTTCATGGTACACCTTTTCGTTGA
- a CDS encoding 2OG-Fe(II) oxygenase yields MPIQYTFGLPVKNDYADYVILENVFAPQEVAAIRELWNPVGASAAHLAGSASGPYDQQLRNSSINFINPHDSVNWIFERLARCAIEENNRRFLFEILGLNEGLQLARYDKNDQFNWHMDFGAGPVSQRKLSMSVQLSEPNEYEGGDLQFMINDQAHNAPRTPGTMIIFPSYVMHRVTPITSGTRMSLVGWVNGMPFR; encoded by the coding sequence ATGCCCATTCAATACACCTTTGGTTTACCAGTAAAAAACGACTATGCTGATTATGTTATTCTTGAAAACGTTTTTGCGCCACAGGAAGTAGCCGCTATTCGGGAATTGTGGAATCCGGTAGGAGCGTCAGCAGCACATTTGGCTGGATCGGCTAGTGGTCCTTATGATCAACAGCTTCGAAATTCCTCCATCAATTTTATCAACCCACATGACTCTGTCAATTGGATTTTTGAACGATTGGCGAGATGTGCCATTGAAGAGAATAACAGGCGTTTTCTATTCGAAATACTTGGGTTAAATGAAGGGCTTCAATTGGCCAGGTACGATAAGAATGACCAATTTAACTGGCACATGGATTTTGGAGCGGGGCCTGTCTCTCAGCGAAAACTGAGTATGTCTGTGCAACTAAGTGAGCCAAACGAGTACGAAGGAGGTGATTTGCAGTTTATGATCAACGACCAGGCACATAATGCCCCTCGAACACCAGGAACCATGATTATTTTTCCTTCTTATGTGATGCATCGAGTTACGCCAATCACCAGCGGTACGCGCATGTCGTTAGTAGGCTGGGTTAATGGTATGCCTTTTCGTTAA
- a CDS encoding fatty acid desaturase, which yields MSDIEMRTFAKGMMPILQQYKQTSYRKAFWQLSNSIIPFIGLWIAMYHAFSYHLLLFFGLGLINMFFLVRIFIIQHDCGHHSFVKSKRMRNVVGFLCSIFSAMPFTYWADSHSYHHNHNGKLENRDIGDINTLTVKEYQSMNRWDQLKYKIFRFPPVTFLIGPIIYFIRNMRLPLVVLNNKKARAYWSVIINNIVVIGGMLTLCLVLDWKAALATYLTVLYFFSVIAIWFFFVQHQHENGYKRWEDNWDHFVAALKGSTYYKLPRLMNWLTGNIGVHHIHHLYSAIPNYNLVRCIKENPEFSKYSTVVTFKESLSFMNHKLWDEDNQRMITFREFRRSY from the coding sequence ATGAGCGACATTGAAATGCGGACTTTTGCAAAAGGCATGATGCCCATTTTGCAGCAGTATAAGCAAACTTCCTATCGAAAAGCTTTTTGGCAATTAAGCAATTCGATCATTCCTTTCATAGGGCTGTGGATTGCCATGTACCATGCCTTCTCTTATCACCTCCTCCTTTTTTTCGGGCTGGGCCTCATCAATATGTTTTTCCTGGTCAGGATTTTCATCATCCAACATGATTGCGGCCACCACTCATTTGTGAAGTCCAAAAGAATGAGAAACGTCGTTGGATTCCTGTGCAGCATCTTTAGTGCAATGCCTTTCACCTATTGGGCTGACTCTCATAGTTACCATCATAATCATAATGGAAAGCTGGAAAATCGGGACATTGGCGATATCAACACACTGACGGTAAAAGAATATCAGTCCATGAATCGATGGGACCAACTGAAGTACAAGATCTTTCGATTCCCTCCTGTGACGTTTCTCATTGGCCCTATCATCTACTTCATCAGAAATATGCGACTTCCACTGGTCGTTCTCAACAACAAAAAAGCCAGGGCTTATTGGAGTGTGATTATCAATAATATTGTGGTCATCGGAGGCATGCTTACTCTGTGCCTGGTCCTGGACTGGAAAGCCGCTTTGGCAACGTATCTGACCGTACTTTATTTTTTCTCTGTGATCGCTATTTGGTTCTTTTTCGTTCAGCACCAACATGAAAATGGCTATAAAAGATGGGAGGACAATTGGGATCATTTTGTGGCTGCATTAAAAGGCAGTACCTATTACAAATTGCCCCGATTGATGAATTGGCTTACCGGCAACATTGGCGTACACCATATTCATCATCTCTACTCCGCCATCCCAAACTACAACCTGGTACGTTGCATCAAAGAAAATCCAGAATTCAGTAAGTATTCCACGGTGGTTACTTTCAAAGAAAGTCTGAGTTTCATGAATCACAAACTATGGGATGAAGACAATCAGAGAATGATCACTTTCAGGGAATTTAGACGGTCGTATTAA
- a CDS encoding serine hydrolase — MKVKISVFLTFWTCSLLLLGQNKQSTTNQFITYAYPITDISIDGDLSDWPEEAVVIAVKNKLWGADLNAESDLTATFQTGYSLKENALYFGMVIKDDDLIKKDEPAWNNQDTYSFYVNEQYDLKGSGIVRYTMAENFKDQTNPAQHWDPLLQDYISWEKVDYKINTSENATIIELKYTLNESITIGQVIGVGHMVVDQDEEEQTVLGWVGRSGKSSNSQPGRIGSIVFADDELTVGTLSGKVVWKDTTNLIPSFVSARSVENNDRWFYLPVSEEGDFSAVLPSGEWLLNLGANTFLRDEGYYRVDPDLNQQVTIKPEQNNVRELVMRLYPEPNLPRSGNLLGDMTDASRKKIDATIAAYMDYYEIEGASFAAWKDGEITHQNTYGVKNNYTGDPVVENTLFEVASITKPTFAFVVMRLYEKGIIDLDEPLYKHLEFDLIKDQEYSKLITARHVLSHQTGFPNWSNGPRIEFRFEPGKGYGYSGEGFEYLKRVLVAITKKSMNQLFQEELIEPLGLKNFYYQTHPYGIEHKSNGHYDGYPGMIDFPNEPGVAWSLVTTPADYMEFANAIHQRKGLKPATYEMMLGKQNEYYDENDEGLSDITEHVGLGWFIETTPYGKVIKHGGNNGDFMSQFKLYDDLGLAFMVTTNGYSGYLLTGEAEKFLIDADEMSKRLKNE; from the coding sequence ATGAAAGTCAAAATCTCAGTATTCCTTACTTTTTGGACATGCAGCCTTCTCTTATTGGGACAGAATAAGCAGTCCACCACAAATCAATTCATTACGTATGCCTACCCAATTACTGATATTTCCATCGATGGTGATCTCAGCGACTGGCCTGAAGAAGCGGTAGTTATAGCTGTCAAAAATAAGCTGTGGGGGGCAGATCTAAATGCTGAGTCGGACCTCACGGCTACGTTTCAAACCGGTTATTCCTTGAAAGAAAATGCACTCTATTTTGGTATGGTCATCAAGGATGATGATCTCATTAAAAAGGATGAACCGGCCTGGAACAATCAGGACACTTATTCCTTCTATGTCAATGAACAATATGACCTGAAAGGGTCGGGAATTGTGCGGTACACCATGGCCGAAAATTTCAAAGATCAGACCAACCCTGCGCAGCATTGGGATCCATTGTTGCAGGATTACATTTCCTGGGAGAAAGTGGATTACAAAATCAATACCTCGGAAAATGCGACAATCATCGAATTGAAATATACCTTGAATGAATCCATCACTATTGGTCAAGTCATAGGAGTAGGGCATATGGTGGTAGATCAGGATGAGGAAGAACAAACGGTATTAGGTTGGGTAGGTCGAAGCGGAAAAAGCTCGAATTCTCAACCGGGTAGAATTGGTTCAATCGTTTTTGCCGATGACGAATTGACTGTTGGTACCCTTTCCGGGAAAGTGGTTTGGAAGGATACTACCAACCTTATACCAAGTTTTGTAAGTGCCCGATCGGTAGAAAATAATGATCGATGGTTTTACCTGCCAGTGAGTGAGGAAGGGGACTTTTCTGCTGTTTTACCTTCAGGAGAATGGCTTTTGAATCTGGGTGCCAATACCTTTCTTCGGGATGAAGGTTACTATCGAGTAGATCCTGATTTGAACCAACAAGTGACCATTAAACCTGAGCAAAACAATGTCCGTGAATTGGTGATGCGACTTTACCCTGAGCCCAATCTGCCTCGCTCAGGCAACTTATTGGGTGATATGACGGATGCCTCCCGGAAAAAGATTGATGCCACCATAGCAGCCTACATGGACTATTATGAAATTGAAGGGGCGTCATTTGCAGCCTGGAAGGATGGAGAAATCACTCATCAAAATACCTATGGGGTCAAAAACAACTATACTGGGGATCCTGTAGTTGAGAATACGCTGTTTGAAGTGGCTTCCATTACCAAACCCACATTCGCTTTTGTGGTGATGCGCTTATACGAAAAAGGGATCATTGATCTGGATGAACCACTTTACAAACACCTGGAATTTGACCTGATCAAGGATCAGGAATATTCAAAATTGATTACCGCAAGGCATGTGCTTTCTCATCAGACGGGTTTTCCCAATTGGTCCAATGGCCCGAGAATTGAATTCAGGTTTGAACCAGGGAAAGGTTATGGTTACTCGGGTGAGGGTTTTGAATATTTGAAAAGAGTCCTCGTTGCCATTACCAAGAAAAGCATGAATCAATTGTTTCAGGAAGAATTGATCGAGCCGCTTGGTTTGAAAAACTTTTACTACCAAACGCATCCATACGGGATCGAACATAAGTCCAATGGCCATTATGATGGTTATCCTGGAATGATCGATTTTCCGAATGAACCTGGTGTGGCCTGGAGCTTAGTTACTACGCCCGCAGACTACATGGAGTTCGCAAATGCTATCCATCAGCGAAAGGGCCTTAAGCCAGCAACTTATGAGATGATGCTGGGCAAGCAGAACGAATATTATGATGAAAATGATGAAGGGTTATCCGACATTACCGAACACGTGGGGCTGGGATGGTTCATAGAGACCACTCCCTATGGCAAGGTAATTAAGCATGGAGGAAACAACGGTGATTTTATGTCACAGTTCAAATTGTATGACGATCTCGGGCTCGCATTTATGGTTACCACGAATGGCTATTCAGGTTATTTATTGACGGGTGAGGCCGAAAAGTTCCTGATTGATGCGGATGAGATGAGTAAGCGATTGAAAAATGAATAA
- a CDS encoding PadR family transcriptional regulator, translating into MGKLYLGEFEELVVTMVILLKDEAYGNTIVKAIKEHQNREVSLSAVHVTLYRLEEKGLVSSKVGGATAARGGRRKRYFQITNAGLALLREMKESRTELWKMIPQLQMNSI; encoded by the coding sequence ATGGGAAAGTTGTACCTTGGTGAATTTGAAGAGTTGGTGGTAACGATGGTTATCTTATTAAAGGATGAAGCTTATGGTAATACCATCGTTAAGGCCATAAAAGAACACCAAAACCGTGAGGTTAGCTTAAGTGCGGTCCATGTGACCCTCTATCGATTGGAAGAAAAAGGCCTTGTTTCTTCCAAGGTAGGAGGAGCTACTGCTGCACGTGGTGGTCGTCGCAAGCGCTACTTCCAGATCACCAATGCCGGGCTCGCGTTACTCAGAGAAATGAAGGAATCTCGAACCGAACTCTGGAAAATGATCCCACAATTGCAAATGAATTCCATCTGA